The genomic interval GGTGGAAGCGCCGGTCGAGAATCAGGTTACCGACATGCAGGAATTCGGCCTGCGCTATGCGGTGCTCATCACGCCCCGCTTTTATGGATGGGACAACTCGTACACCAGCCACTCATTGCGGCGGTATGCGAACCTATTCGTCGC from Terriglobia bacterium carries:
- a CDS encoding amidohydrolase; the protein is MAKTEKLIIDTHLEVWTFDPKFPFHHPERPELKRVAVEAPVENQVTDMQEFGLRYAVLITPRFYGWDNSYTSHSLRRYANLFVA